The following proteins come from a genomic window of Camelina sativa cultivar DH55 unplaced genomic scaffold, Cs unpScaffold00566, whole genome shotgun sequence:
- the LOC104773530 gene encoding uncharacterized protein LOC104773530 isoform X1 — protein sequence MGCTASKLDGEDAVRRCKERRRLMKDAVYARHHLATAHSDYCRSLRLTGSALSSFASGEPLSVSENTPAVFLRPSSSHDAPRAPPSPTPKPAPPPIRSKQTRRRRTTRRLPHILSDSSASASPATTCRSFYPTAHQNSTYSRSPSQASSVWNWENFYPPSPPDSEFFERKARHHPPSDFDAETEISDHTLRDAAEEVHCSEWGDDHDRLTANSSSSDGDGEPDTHASRSGIEEQEKQQQVPTGKGNSDNVTTSSHCYQTKMVVRHKNLKEILDAVHEYFDKAASAGDQVSAMLEIGRAELDRSFSNLRKTVYHSSSVFSNLSASWTSKPPLAVKYKLDASTLNDDQGGLSSLCSTLDRLLAWEKKLYEDVKAREGVKIEHEKKLSALQSQEYKGGDESKLNKTKTSITRLQSLIIVTSEAVLTTSSAILRLRDIDLVPQLVELCHGLMYMWKSMHEYHEIQNNIVQQVRGLMNQTEKGESTSEVHRQVTRDLESAVSLWHTSFCRIIKYQREFICSLHAWFKLSLSNEEPKKQRPESFALCEEWKQSLERVPDTVASEAIKSFVNVVHVISIKQAEEVKMKKRTESAGKELEKKASSLRSIERKYYQAYSTVGIGPGPEALDGRDPLSEKKCELAACQRQVEDEVMRHVKAVEVTRAMTLNNLQTGLPNVFQALTSFSSLFTECLHTIWATKGMGRAQRGRSNLT from the exons ATGGGATGCACGGCCTCCAAGCTCGACGGTGAGGACGCTGTCCGTCGCTGCAAGGAGCGACGTCGTCTGATGAAGGACGCCGTCTACGCTCGCCACCATCTCGCCACCGCTCACTCTGACTACTGCCGCTCCCTTCGTCTCACCGGCTCTGCCCTCTCCTCTTTCGCCTCCGGCGAACCCCTCTCCGTCTCCGAGAACACTCCCGCTGTTTTTCTCCGCCCTTCCTCCAGCCACGACGCGCCACGTGCCCCTCCTTCCCCAACCCCAAAGCCCGCTCCGCCGCCCATCCGCAGCAAGCAGAcacggaggaggaggacgacGAGGAGGCTTCCCCACATTCTCTCCGACTCCTCTGCGTCTGCCTCTCCTGCCACAACTTGTAGGTCTTTCTATCCCACTGCTCATCAGAACTCAACCTACTCTCGCTCTCCTTCTCAAGCTTCCTCCGTCTGGAACTGGGAGAATTTCTACCCTCCCTCTCCCCCCGACTCCGAGTTCTTCGAACGCAAAGCTCGCCACCATCCTCCTTCCGACTTCGACGCTGAAACTGAGATATCCGACCACACCCTGAGAGACGCCGCCGAGGAAGTTCACTGCAGCGAGTGGGGCGACGACCACGACCGTTTAACTgccaactcttcttcttccgatgGAGATGGGGAGCCCGATACTCACGCCTCCAGATCCGGTATTGAAGAGCAGGAGAAACAGCAGCAAGTCCCAACCGGCAAAGGCAACTCTGACAATGTTACCACTTCTTCCCACTGCTACCAGACCAAAATGGTGGTAAGGCACAAGAATTTGAAGGAGATACTTGACGCCGTTCATGAATACTTCGACAAGGCTGCCTCCGCTGGTGACCAGGTCTCCGCCATGCTTGAGATCGGCCGGGCTGAGCTCGACCGCAGCTTCAGCAACCTTAGGA AGACGGTGTATCATTCAAGCAGTGTGTTCAGCAACTTGAGCGCAAGCTGGACCTCAAAACCCCCTTTGGCTGTCAAATACAAGCTCGACGCATCTACCCTGAATGATGATCAGGGCGGCCTCAGCAGCCTCTGCTCTACTCTAGACCGACTCCTCGCTTGGGAGAAGAAGCTTTATGAGGATGTCAAG GCAAGGGAAGGAGTGAAGATTGAGCACGAGAAGAAGTTGTCTGCGCTGCAGAGTCAGGAGTACAAAGGAGGTGATGAATCCAAGCTAAACAAGACTAAAACTTCTATAACCAGATTGCAATCACTCATCATTGTCACTTCAGAAGCTGTTTTAACCACGTCTAGTGCCATTCTTCGCCTCCGGGACATTGACCTTGTGCCTCAGCTTGTTGAACTCTGCCATGG ATTAATGTACATGTGGAAGTCAATGCACGAGTACCACGAAATCCAGAACAACATCGTGCAACAAGTCCGTGGCCTGATGAACCAAACAGAGAAAGGTGAGTCAACATCAGAGGTACACCGGCAGGTGACAAGGGACTTAGAGTCAGCCGTATCCTTGTGGCATACAAGCTTCTGTCGCATCATCAAATACCAGAGAGAGTTCATCTGCTCTCTCCACGCCTGGTTCAAGCTGAGCCTGAGCAACGAAGAGCCAAAGAAACAGAGGCCAGAGTCGTTTGCCTTGTGTGAGGAATGGAAGCAGAGCCTGGAACGGGTGCCTGATACGGTGGCGTCAGAAGCCATAAAGAGCTTTGTAAACGTGGTACATGTCATATCAATAAAGCAGGCGGAAGAGGTGAAGATGAAAAAGCGCACGGAGAGTGCAGGAAAGGAGCTGGAGAAGAAGGCATCCTCACTTAGGAGCATAGAAAGGAAGTACTACCAGGCCTACTCGACGGTTGGGATAGGCCCCGGACCGGAGGCATTGGACGGACGGGATCCGCTGTCTGAGAAGAAATGTGAGCTGGCGGCGTGTCAGAGGCAGGTGGAAGATGAGGTGATGAGGCACGTGAAGGCAGTGGAGGTGACAAGAGCTATGACACTCAACAATCTTCAAACCGGCCTGCCCAATGTCTTCCAAGCCTTGACCAGCTTCTCATCTCTATTCACTGAATGTCTCCACACT ATATGGGCCACCAAAGGCATGGGCCGAGCCCAGAGGGGCCGATCGAATTTGACTTAA
- the LOC104773530 gene encoding uncharacterized protein LOC104773530 isoform X2 has product MGCTASKLDGEDAVRRCKERRRLMKDAVYARHHLATAHSDYCRSLRLTGSALSSFASGEPLSVSENTPAVFLRPSSSHDAPRAPPSPTPKPAPPPIRSKQTRRRRTTRRLPHILSDSSASASPATTCRSFYPTAHQNSTYSRSPSQASSVWNWENFYPPSPPDSEFFERKARHHPPSDFDAETEISDHTLRDAAEEVHCSEWGDDHDRLTANSSSSDGDGEPDTHASRSGIEEQEKQQQVPTGKGNSDNVTTSSHCYQTKMVVRHKNLKEILDAVHEYFDKAASAGDQVSAMLEIGRAELDRSFSNLRKTVYHSSSVFSNLSASWTSKPPLAVKYKLDASTLNDDQGGLSSLCSTLDRLLAWEKKLYEDVKAREGVKIEHEKKLSALQSQEYKGGDESKLNKTKTSITRLQSLIIVTSEAVLTTSSAILRLRDIDLVPQLVELCHGLMYMWKSMHEYHEIQNNIVQQVRGLMNQTEKGESTSEVHRQVTRDLESAVSLWHTSFCRIIKYQREFICSLHAWFKLSLSNEEPKKQRPESFALCEEWKQSLERVPDTVASEAIKSFVNVVHVISIKQAEEVKMKKRTESAGKELEKKASSLRSIERKYYQAYSTVGIGPGPEALDGRDPLSEKKCELAACQRQVEDEVMRHVKAVEVTRAMTLNNLQTGLPNVFQALTSFSSLFTECLHTVCSRSYSINN; this is encoded by the exons ATGGGATGCACGGCCTCCAAGCTCGACGGTGAGGACGCTGTCCGTCGCTGCAAGGAGCGACGTCGTCTGATGAAGGACGCCGTCTACGCTCGCCACCATCTCGCCACCGCTCACTCTGACTACTGCCGCTCCCTTCGTCTCACCGGCTCTGCCCTCTCCTCTTTCGCCTCCGGCGAACCCCTCTCCGTCTCCGAGAACACTCCCGCTGTTTTTCTCCGCCCTTCCTCCAGCCACGACGCGCCACGTGCCCCTCCTTCCCCAACCCCAAAGCCCGCTCCGCCGCCCATCCGCAGCAAGCAGAcacggaggaggaggacgacGAGGAGGCTTCCCCACATTCTCTCCGACTCCTCTGCGTCTGCCTCTCCTGCCACAACTTGTAGGTCTTTCTATCCCACTGCTCATCAGAACTCAACCTACTCTCGCTCTCCTTCTCAAGCTTCCTCCGTCTGGAACTGGGAGAATTTCTACCCTCCCTCTCCCCCCGACTCCGAGTTCTTCGAACGCAAAGCTCGCCACCATCCTCCTTCCGACTTCGACGCTGAAACTGAGATATCCGACCACACCCTGAGAGACGCCGCCGAGGAAGTTCACTGCAGCGAGTGGGGCGACGACCACGACCGTTTAACTgccaactcttcttcttccgatgGAGATGGGGAGCCCGATACTCACGCCTCCAGATCCGGTATTGAAGAGCAGGAGAAACAGCAGCAAGTCCCAACCGGCAAAGGCAACTCTGACAATGTTACCACTTCTTCCCACTGCTACCAGACCAAAATGGTGGTAAGGCACAAGAATTTGAAGGAGATACTTGACGCCGTTCATGAATACTTCGACAAGGCTGCCTCCGCTGGTGACCAGGTCTCCGCCATGCTTGAGATCGGCCGGGCTGAGCTCGACCGCAGCTTCAGCAACCTTAGGA AGACGGTGTATCATTCAAGCAGTGTGTTCAGCAACTTGAGCGCAAGCTGGACCTCAAAACCCCCTTTGGCTGTCAAATACAAGCTCGACGCATCTACCCTGAATGATGATCAGGGCGGCCTCAGCAGCCTCTGCTCTACTCTAGACCGACTCCTCGCTTGGGAGAAGAAGCTTTATGAGGATGTCAAG GCAAGGGAAGGAGTGAAGATTGAGCACGAGAAGAAGTTGTCTGCGCTGCAGAGTCAGGAGTACAAAGGAGGTGATGAATCCAAGCTAAACAAGACTAAAACTTCTATAACCAGATTGCAATCACTCATCATTGTCACTTCAGAAGCTGTTTTAACCACGTCTAGTGCCATTCTTCGCCTCCGGGACATTGACCTTGTGCCTCAGCTTGTTGAACTCTGCCATGG ATTAATGTACATGTGGAAGTCAATGCACGAGTACCACGAAATCCAGAACAACATCGTGCAACAAGTCCGTGGCCTGATGAACCAAACAGAGAAAGGTGAGTCAACATCAGAGGTACACCGGCAGGTGACAAGGGACTTAGAGTCAGCCGTATCCTTGTGGCATACAAGCTTCTGTCGCATCATCAAATACCAGAGAGAGTTCATCTGCTCTCTCCACGCCTGGTTCAAGCTGAGCCTGAGCAACGAAGAGCCAAAGAAACAGAGGCCAGAGTCGTTTGCCTTGTGTGAGGAATGGAAGCAGAGCCTGGAACGGGTGCCTGATACGGTGGCGTCAGAAGCCATAAAGAGCTTTGTAAACGTGGTACATGTCATATCAATAAAGCAGGCGGAAGAGGTGAAGATGAAAAAGCGCACGGAGAGTGCAGGAAAGGAGCTGGAGAAGAAGGCATCCTCACTTAGGAGCATAGAAAGGAAGTACTACCAGGCCTACTCGACGGTTGGGATAGGCCCCGGACCGGAGGCATTGGACGGACGGGATCCGCTGTCTGAGAAGAAATGTGAGCTGGCGGCGTGTCAGAGGCAGGTGGAAGATGAGGTGATGAGGCACGTGAAGGCAGTGGAGGTGACAAGAGCTATGACACTCAACAATCTTCAAACCGGCCTGCCCAATGTCTTCCAAGCCTTGACCAGCTTCTCATCTCTATTCACTGAATGTCTCCACACTGTATGTTCTCGTTCCTATTCCATCAACAACTGA
- the LOC109131576 gene encoding uncharacterized protein LOC109131576 produces MAVDVDIVRRTQRPPKHSLSLSLSHDLLTNNNTFSLMAMLSSTTTASVSGIQIDSSASASAEVVSDPTPSSPEGSRSGGSPDRHDPSTSSPSPSRGGGDNNQSEVMSRSEEYRQLFRLPAEEVLVQDFNCACQESILLQGHMYLFIHYICFYSNIFGYETKKIIPFAEISCVKRAKTAGIFPNAIEILAGGKKNRILSQYFFASFLSRDEAFKLIHDGWLEYGCAVKPEGDLQDSLSESKNQVNDGVVKRALSSMDLANELDIPLRDENLHLSGSSSLPVINQNGVSPSSVQRSAEPVEDIMASSSANTFNWKPEDINAPKLPNLSHQACTQXQGGLSSLCSTLDRLLAWEKKLYEDVKAREGVKIEHEKKLSALQSQEYKGGDESKLNKTKTSITRLQSLIIVTSEAVLTTSSAILRLRDIDLVPQLVELCHGLMYMWKSMHEYHEIQNNIVQQVRGLMNQTEKGESTSEVHRQVTRDLESAVSLWHTSFCRIIKYQREFICSLHAWFKLSLSNEEPKKQRPESFALCEEWKQSLERVPDTVASEAIKSFVNVVHVISIKQAEEVKMKKRTESAGKELEKKASSLRSIERKYYQAYSTVGIGPGPEALDGRDPLSEKKCELAACQRQVEDEVMRHVKAVEVTRAMTLNNLQTGLPNVFQALTSFSSLFTECLHTVCSRSYSINN; encoded by the exons ATGGCAGTTGACGTTGACATCGTACGCCGCACCCAACGACCGCCAAagcactctctctctctctctctctcacatgaTCTTCtaaccaacaacaacactttCTCTCTCATGGCGATGctttcttctactactactgCTTCCGTTTCGGGGATTCAGATTGACTCGTCTGCGTCTGCGTCTGCGGAGGTAGTCTCCGATCCCACACCATCGTCCCCCGAGGGATCTCGCTCTGGGGGCTCACCTGATCGCCATGATCCTTCCACGTCTTCTCCGAGCCCCAGCCGTGGTGGTGGTGACAATAATCAG TCTGAAGTCATGTCGAGGAGTGAAGAGTATCGCCAATTATTTCGGCTTCCAGCTGAGGAA GTCCTTGTTCAAGATTTCAACTGTGCTTGTCAAGAGAGTATTCTTCTCCAG GGTCATATGTACCTCTTCATCCATTATATCTGCTTCTACTCCAACATCTTTGGTTATGAGACCAAG AAAATTATTCCTTTTGCCGAAATTTCTTGTGTTAAACGAGCAAAGACTGCTGGTATTTTTCCCAATGCCATTGAGATTTTAGCTGGAGGGAAGAAG AACCGCATTCTTTCCCAGTACTTCTTTGCATCCTTTCTTTCCCGtgatgaagctttcaagctTATCCACGATGGATGGTTGGAATATGGTTGTGCTGTCAAACCAGAAGGTGATCTTCAG GATTCTTTATCTGAGTCCAAAAACCAGGTAAATGATGGAGTTGTTAAAAGGGCACTCAGTTCCATGGATTTGGCAAATGAACTAGATATCCCATTGAG GGATGAAAATCTTCATCTTTCAGGCAGTTCCAGTCTTCCTGTCATTAATCAGAATGGTGTTTCACCTTCTTCTGTTCAGCGGTCTGCAGAACCAGTTGAAGATATTatggcttcttcttcagccAATACTTTCAACTGGAAGCCTGAAGATATAAACGCACCTAAAT TACCCAATTTGTCCCATCAAGCTTGTACTCAGTNTCAGGGCGGCCTCAGCAGCCTCTGCTCTACTCTAGACCGACTCCTCGCTTGGGAGAAGAAGCTTTATGAGGATGTCAAG GCAAGGGAAGGAGTGAAGATTGAGCACGAGAAGAAGTTGTCTGCGCTGCAGAGTCAGGAGTACAAAGGAGGTGATGAATCCAAGCTAAACAAGACTAAAACTTCCATAACCAGATTGCAATCTCTCATCATTGTCACTTCAGAAGCTGTTTTAACCACGTCTAGTGCCATTCTTCGCCTCCGGGACATTGACCTTGTGCCTCAGCTTGTTGAACTCTGCCATGG ATTAATGTACATGTGGAAGTCAATGCACGAGTACCACGAAATCCAGAACAACATCGTGCAACAAGTCCGTGGCCTGATGAACCAAACAGAGAAAGGTGAGTCAACATCAGAGGTACACCGGCAGGTGACAAGGGACTTAGAGTCAGCCGTATCCTTGTGGCATACAAGCTTCTGTCGCATCATCAAATACCAGAGAGAGTTCATCTGCTCTCTCCACGCCTGGTTCAAGCTGAGCCTGAGCAACGAAGAGCCAAAGAAACAGAGGCCAGAGTCGTTTGCCTTGTGTGAGGAATGGAAGCAGAGCCTGGAACGGGTGCCTGATACGGTGGCGTCAGAAGCCATAAAGAGCTTTGTAAACGTGGTACATGTCATATCAATAAAGCAGGCGGAAGAGGTGAAGATGAAAAAGCGCACGGAGAGTGCAGGAAAGGAGCTGGAGAAGAAGGCATCCTCACTTAGGAGCATAGAAAGGAAGTACTACCAGGCCTACTCGACGGTTGGGATAGGCCCCGGACCGGAGGCATTGGACGGACGGGATCCGCTGTCTGAGAAGAAATGTGAGCTGGCGGCGTGTCAGAGGCAGGTGGAAGATGAGGTGATGAGGCACGTGAAGGCAGTGGAGGTGACAAGAGCTATGACACTCAACAATCTTCAAACCGGCCTGCCCAATGTCTTCCAAGCCTTGACCAGCTTCTCATCTCTATTCACTGAATGTCTCCACACTGTATGTTCTCGTTCCTATTCCATCAACAACTGA